A section of the Agrobacterium tumefaciens genome encodes:
- a CDS encoding peptidoglycan-binding domain-containing protein produces MAPRKRKSPKKTAAQLGVGIVSLVVSAIGREILRHPKLVGGCGAFAVVFGFVAANALWYQPGVHPTPFLRTRDAENPNGIAGYRPAEPLGTHGNVTTFRIERPAEPETAPQQTAAAAPAQPAADAARPQQIVADIQGELKKRGLYEGEADGRMGPKTAAAIMFFEETLGMEQTGEPTTRVLAALRIDGATVAAIPKDRPADTSGGVEIDPVAAAIRKAEAPHPKAEPISLSSASKPASRDLIAKIQQGLINIAYADVKVDGVAGQQTRNAIRAFEKHYRLPETGEPSEAVLKKLKSIGAL; encoded by the coding sequence ATGGCCCCGCGAAAGCGAAAATCGCCTAAGAAAACAGCGGCCCAGCTTGGTGTCGGCATTGTTTCCTTGGTGGTTTCGGCCATCGGGCGCGAAATCCTGCGCCATCCGAAACTGGTCGGCGGCTGCGGTGCCTTTGCGGTCGTTTTCGGCTTTGTCGCCGCCAATGCGCTGTGGTATCAGCCGGGCGTTCATCCGACGCCATTCCTTCGCACGCGCGACGCTGAGAACCCGAACGGCATCGCCGGTTATCGCCCGGCCGAACCGCTCGGCACCCACGGCAATGTCACCACTTTCCGCATTGAGCGGCCAGCGGAGCCTGAGACGGCACCCCAACAGACGGCTGCAGCGGCCCCGGCGCAACCTGCCGCCGATGCTGCAAGACCACAGCAGATCGTCGCCGATATCCAGGGCGAACTGAAGAAGCGCGGGCTTTACGAGGGCGAGGCAGACGGTCGAATGGGCCCAAAGACGGCCGCCGCCATCATGTTCTTTGAAGAAACGCTCGGCATGGAACAGACCGGCGAACCGACGACACGGGTGCTGGCGGCGCTCAGGATCGACGGTGCAACGGTTGCCGCAATCCCGAAGGACCGCCCGGCTGATACCAGCGGCGGCGTCGAAATCGACCCCGTCGCCGCTGCCATCCGCAAGGCGGAAGCGCCGCATCCAAAGGCGGAGCCGATTTCTCTCAGCAGCGCGTCCAAGCCTGCAAGCCGTGATCTCATCGCAAAGATCCAGCAGGGCCTGATCAATATCGCCTATGCCGATGTGAAGGTGGACGGCGTGGCCGGCCAGCAGACCCGCAATGCCATCAGGGCGTTTGAGAAGCATTACCGTCTGCCGGAAACCGGTGAGCCGAGCGAGGCCGTGCTGAAGAAGCTGAAGTCGATCGGGGCGCTTTAG
- a CDS encoding sensor histidine kinase gives MREKAVALVDHAAGRWLARMEEDAERRTETVARLRWLIAFSAVGLLVVPALFSLIVSPAIALPIGAALVLALFLAAAAVLIAFSHKSRGASANATASANEDLIAASQVPGLMLVIGETGFVEHVSGRDVSTFPADLQASKGHILVEYVYVSDRIDLMQAFDALRQGEDTATAELRFETGAKSRQAQFMHARIEMTAIRGATGRLRRIVAQLTDITEMERLRRDVARKAAEAESANDAKSRFLAAVSHELRTPLNAVLGFSDILAGEYFGRLENDRQREYVGLIRQSGAHLLSVVNTMLDMSKLEAGRYELMMESFPIAETISSCEAMLGLQAKEKGLTLTSRIQRGIGEIAADQRAIRQVLINLAGNAIKFTDAGGVVSIDAAREGTMLKLTVSDTGIGIAEDKIELLGQPFMQVQNEYTRRYEGTGLGLSLVKGLVALHGGTFAIASKPGEGTVVTITLPADGSGMAGGGESAEAESMVEFPPRIRQLGEMAARMRKDGDDGPAKAKIA, from the coding sequence ATGAGAGAAAAAGCGGTCGCACTGGTTGACCATGCAGCGGGCAGGTGGCTTGCGCGTATGGAAGAGGACGCCGAAAGGCGGACTGAGACCGTTGCGCGCCTGCGCTGGCTGATTGCCTTCAGCGCCGTCGGCCTTCTGGTTGTACCAGCCCTTTTCAGCCTGATCGTCAGCCCCGCCATCGCACTGCCGATTGGCGCCGCTCTGGTGCTGGCATTATTTTTGGCCGCTGCTGCAGTGCTCATCGCCTTTTCCCACAAGTCGCGCGGTGCATCCGCCAATGCGACCGCGTCGGCGAACGAGGATCTGATCGCGGCCTCGCAGGTGCCGGGGCTGATGCTGGTCATCGGGGAGACCGGCTTTGTCGAACACGTTTCCGGCCGCGATGTCTCAACCTTCCCGGCCGATCTTCAGGCCAGCAAGGGGCATATCCTCGTCGAATATGTCTATGTCTCTGACCGTATCGACCTGATGCAGGCTTTCGACGCGCTGAGGCAGGGCGAGGACACGGCAACGGCCGAACTCCGCTTCGAGACCGGTGCGAAATCGCGCCAGGCGCAGTTCATGCACGCACGGATCGAGATGACGGCCATTCGCGGCGCGACCGGACGCCTGCGCCGTATCGTCGCCCAGCTGACCGATATCACCGAGATGGAGCGCCTGCGCCGCGATGTCGCCCGCAAGGCGGCCGAGGCGGAATCCGCCAACGACGCCAAGTCGCGTTTCCTCGCCGCCGTCAGCCATGAGCTGCGCACACCGCTCAACGCCGTCCTCGGTTTTTCCGACATCCTCGCCGGCGAATATTTCGGCCGGCTGGAAAACGACCGCCAGCGGGAATATGTCGGCCTCATCCGCCAGTCGGGCGCGCATCTTCTCTCCGTCGTCAACACCATGCTCGACATGAGCAAACTGGAAGCCGGCCGCTACGAGCTGATGATGGAAAGCTTCCCGATTGCCGAAACGATCTCCTCCTGCGAAGCCATGCTCGGCCTCCAGGCCAAGGAAAAGGGCCTGACGCTGACGAGCCGCATCCAGCGCGGCATTGGCGAAATCGCTGCCGATCAGCGCGCCATCCGGCAGGTTCTCATCAATCTCGCCGGCAATGCCATAAAATTTACCGATGCGGGTGGTGTTGTGTCGATCGACGCCGCGCGTGAGGGCACGATGCTGAAGCTGACAGTGAGCGACACCGGTATCGGCATTGCCGAAGACAAGATCGAGCTCCTGGGCCAGCCTTTCATGCAGGTTCAGAATGAATATACCCGTCGCTATGAAGGCACGGGTCTGGGATTGTCCCTGGTCAAGGGGCTTGTGGCTCTGCATGGCGGCACGTTCGCCATCGCCAGCAAGCCCGGCGAGGGGACGGTCGTAACGATCACCCTGCCTGCCGACGGTTCAGGCATGGCGGGTGGCGGTGAAAGCGCTGAAGCCGAAAGCATGGTGGAGTTTCCACCCCGCATCCGGCAGCTCGGCGAGATGGCCGCAAGAATGAGAAAGGACGGTGACGATGGCCCCGCGAAAGCGAAAATCGCCTAA
- a CDS encoding DUF5330 domain-containing protein → MWFLIKGTFWFSLVLVALSYFGSYNDPTKEPSAFDLPSAVSAAGEAYRYVSAICIEKPDVCVKGAETFHALGERAKEGAKVAYELLDKQLASGDKPADVADVAAEAETLAAAPVVSVEFPGKPDPLKTGTVIPLPQKRPAP, encoded by the coding sequence ATGTGGTTTCTGATCAAAGGAACATTCTGGTTTTCGCTGGTGCTGGTGGCGCTGTCCTATTTCGGCAGCTACAACGACCCAACCAAGGAACCTTCGGCATTTGATCTTCCCAGCGCCGTGTCGGCCGCCGGTGAAGCCTATCGTTATGTCAGCGCCATCTGCATTGAAAAGCCCGACGTCTGCGTCAAGGGCGCCGAAACCTTCCACGCGCTCGGCGAGCGCGCAAAGGAAGGCGCCAAGGTTGCCTATGAGCTGCTGGACAAGCAGCTCGCCTCCGGTGACAAACCTGCTGACGTCGCTGACGTTGCTGCGGAAGCCGAGACGCTGGCAGCAGCACCCGTCGTCAGTGTCGAATTTCCCGGCAAGCCCGATCCGCTGAAGACCGGCACCGTCATTCCCCTGCCGCAGAAGCGCCCTGCTCCCTGA
- a CDS encoding SufE family protein, which yields MASLETILDDFAFLDDWEDRYRYVIELGKALPDLPEDKRTAENKVQGCASQVWLVSHSDGAEDPLLTFEGDSDAHIVRGLVAIVLAVYSGKKASEIVNLDAIEVFDKIGLVEHLSAQRANGLRSMIKRIREEARLLAA from the coding sequence ATGGCCTCTCTTGAAACGATCCTCGACGACTTCGCTTTCCTCGATGACTGGGAGGACCGCTATCGTTATGTCATCGAACTCGGAAAAGCGCTCCCCGATCTGCCCGAGGACAAGCGCACCGCTGAAAACAAGGTGCAGGGCTGTGCAAGCCAGGTCTGGCTCGTCAGCCACAGTGACGGCGCGGAGGATCCTCTTCTGACCTTCGAGGGCGATTCGGATGCACATATCGTGCGCGGGCTCGTCGCCATCGTGCTCGCCGTCTATTCCGGCAAAAAAGCCTCCGAGATCGTCAATCTCGATGCCATTGAGGTCTTCGACAAGATCGGACTTGTGGAGCATCTCTCCGCGCAGCGCGCCAATGGCCTTCGCTCCATGATCAAGCGTATTCGCGAGGAAGCTCGCCTGCTTGCCGCCTGA
- a CDS encoding DUF6456 domain-containing protein has translation MSEQKRIHASSPNPQVLRLLRSIAAGPAELLEEGGEIILHPARGGQVRVRFAAEVVRLAVSSGLVEQRGSTLYAAPPLTSYLKRAIAKDRDEIFQEQHRDMQTVVVEVDDARQRARRNLNSSPLSSLARLKERCGGVFFPAEALEAGERLAGDFHRGHLNPKVTATWEPRIASRTKGEAGGILDITEAAMAARDRFSRAADAMGPELAGVAIDVCCFEKGLETVERERQWPARSAKLLLRAALLALARHYAPPERKTRSGSHHWGDTDYRPSITR, from the coding sequence ATGAGTGAGCAAAAGCGCATTCACGCGTCGTCTCCCAATCCCCAGGTGCTGCGACTGCTGCGTTCAATCGCGGCCGGGCCGGCCGAGCTCCTGGAAGAGGGCGGCGAGATCATCCTGCACCCGGCGCGGGGAGGGCAGGTCAGGGTGCGGTTTGCAGCGGAGGTGGTCCGGCTTGCGGTGTCTTCCGGGCTGGTCGAGCAGCGCGGGAGCACGCTCTACGCGGCGCCGCCGCTGACCTCTTATCTGAAGCGGGCGATTGCGAAAGACCGAGACGAGATATTCCAGGAACAGCATCGGGACATGCAGACCGTTGTCGTGGAGGTTGACGATGCGAGACAGCGCGCGCGCCGCAATCTCAACAGCTCGCCGCTCAGCAGTCTTGCCAGGCTGAAAGAGCGGTGCGGCGGCGTCTTTTTCCCGGCTGAGGCGCTGGAGGCCGGCGAGCGACTTGCCGGCGATTTCCACCGGGGGCACCTGAACCCGAAGGTGACGGCGACGTGGGAGCCGAGGATTGCGAGCCGCACGAAAGGTGAGGCGGGAGGCATCCTCGATATTACCGAGGCGGCGATGGCGGCCAGGGATCGCTTTTCCCGCGCGGCGGATGCGATGGGACCGGAACTGGCGGGCGTCGCCATCGATGTCTGCTGTTTCGAAAAGGGCCTCGAGACGGTGGAACGGGAGCGGCAGTGGCCGGCCCGCTCGGCAAAACTGCTGTTGCGGGCAGCGCTTCTGGCGCTTGCCCGCCACTACGCGCCACCCGAGCGTAAAACACGCAGCGGGAGCCACCATTGGGGCGACACGGATTATCGCCCGTCGATAACGCGATGA
- a CDS encoding helix-turn-helix domain-containing protein yields MPSDSHVLSAAARPCRRLGHPPFHPRPPAVGREEVTRLCRLVRQLTVEMVQLTGDRTLPRRDMRRMDCHIRQIAMYVCHVQLGIAMSDIGGCFGRDRTTVGHACQVVEDRRDEPAFDAFVATLERLAAGILNVLRGVRDE; encoded by the coding sequence ATGCCGTCGGATTCTCACGTTCTGTCTGCCGCCGCGCGGCCTTGCCGGCGGCTTGGTCACCCGCCTTTCCATCCCCGGCCACCGGCGGTCGGCAGGGAGGAGGTTACCCGTCTTTGCCGTCTGGTGCGGCAACTCACCGTCGAGATGGTGCAACTGACGGGCGACCGGACCCTGCCGCGCCGTGACATGAGACGCATGGATTGTCACATCCGCCAGATCGCCATGTATGTCTGCCATGTGCAGCTCGGCATCGCCATGTCCGATATTGGGGGCTGCTTCGGCCGGGACCGGACGACGGTCGGTCATGCCTGCCAGGTGGTCGAGGACCGCCGTGACGAGCCGGCATTCGATGCCTTCGTCGCTACGCTAGAGCGGCTTGCCGCCGGCATTCTCAATGTGTTGAGGGGTGTGCGGGATGAGTGA
- the ros gene encoding MucR family transcriptional regulator Ros: MTETAYGNAQDLLVELTADIVAAYVSNHVVPVTELPGLISDVHTALSGTSAPASVAVNVEKQKPAVSVRKSVQDDHIVCLECGGSFKSLKRHLTTHHSMTPEEYREKWDLATDYPMVAPAYAEARSRLAKEMGLGQRRKASR; this comes from the coding sequence ATGACGGAAACTGCATACGGTAACGCCCAGGATCTGCTGGTCGAACTGACGGCGGATATTGTGGCTGCCTATGTTAGCAACCACGTCGTTCCGGTAACTGAGCTTCCCGGCCTTATTTCGGATGTTCACACGGCACTCAGCGGAACATCGGCACCGGCATCGGTGGCGGTCAATGTCGAAAAGCAGAAGCCAGCCGTCTCTGTTCGCAAGTCGGTTCAGGACGATCACATCGTCTGTCTGGAATGCGGCGGCTCGTTCAAGTCACTCAAGCGCCATCTGACGACGCATCACAGCATGACGCCGGAAGAATATCGCGAAAAATGGGATCTGGCGACCGACTATCCGATGGTTGCGCCCGCTTACGCGGAAGCCCGCTCGCGGCTCGCCAAGGAAATGGGTCTCGGCCAGCGCCGCAAGGCCAGCCGTTGA
- the mnhG gene encoding monovalent cation/H(+) antiporter subunit G has product MMAWIVAGLVVALTITGAIFSLIAAIGLNRLPDVYTRMHAASKAGTVGSGLLLLAVGIHSMEIATLARALAGFFFFILTAPVSAHLLAMAAHKAGYPLAVKSVVDDLKQI; this is encoded by the coding sequence ATGATGGCTTGGATCGTGGCTGGGCTCGTTGTGGCGCTGACGATTACGGGCGCCATCTTCTCGCTGATTGCGGCCATCGGGCTCAATCGTCTGCCGGATGTCTATACGCGCATGCATGCGGCCTCCAAGGCGGGAACGGTCGGATCGGGCCTGCTGCTTCTGGCCGTCGGCATCCATTCCATGGAAATAGCGACATTGGCGCGGGCGCTCGCGGGCTTCTTTTTCTTCATTCTGACGGCCCCGGTTTCGGCCCACCTTCTCGCAATGGCTGCTCACAAGGCAGGTTATCCGCTCGCAGTAAAATCTGTAGTTGATGACCTCAAGCAGATTTGA
- a CDS encoding cation:proton antiporter: protein MTPEQLVSFSTILASIVLSVAFLLTVYRVVVGPTLPDRIVALDMLVGIAIGFIAVIAIRTGFNLYVDIAIALGLVGFLATVAFARFVLSRGPDGPRRPKAVLDGERASEALEKTMESGSGAKKGKGRR from the coding sequence ATGACGCCGGAACAGCTGGTTTCATTTTCAACTATACTCGCATCGATTGTTCTCTCGGTCGCCTTTTTGCTGACGGTCTACCGTGTCGTCGTCGGCCCGACCTTGCCGGATCGCATCGTTGCGCTCGACATGCTGGTGGGTATCGCCATCGGGTTCATCGCCGTTATCGCCATCCGGACCGGTTTTAACCTCTACGTGGATATTGCCATTGCGCTTGGGCTGGTCGGATTTCTGGCAACGGTCGCCTTTGCCCGCTTCGTGCTGTCACGCGGGCCGGACGGGCCGCGGCGGCCGAAGGCGGTTCTTGACGGTGAGAGGGCATCCGAAGCTCTTGAGAAGACGATGGAATCAGGTTCCGGCGCAAAAAAAGGAAAGGGCAGACGATGA
- a CDS encoding Na+/H+ antiporter subunit E, which translates to MSLYVSLMVMFVGVWLAVTGSFTLANAAFAVIVSALALGLIRHQLPTGRRRPPRVWRILSLTLLFFKELALSAWKVAVLVTRQKLDVQPGIFAYPLTVQTDFEITLLANLITLTPGTLSVDVSPDRKTLYVHAIDCSDIEATRKDIRDGFERKIMEAFQS; encoded by the coding sequence ATGAGCCTCTATGTCTCGCTGATGGTGATGTTTGTCGGCGTATGGCTTGCGGTCACCGGCAGCTTCACGCTCGCAAACGCCGCCTTTGCCGTCATCGTGTCGGCCCTGGCGCTTGGCCTCATCCGGCACCAGCTCCCGACGGGGCGTCGCCGGCCGCCGAGGGTGTGGCGGATCTTGTCGCTGACGCTGCTATTCTTCAAGGAACTGGCGCTTTCGGCCTGGAAGGTCGCGGTGCTCGTCACCCGTCAGAAACTTGACGTGCAGCCCGGAATCTTCGCCTATCCGCTGACGGTGCAGACGGATTTCGAAATCACGCTGCTGGCCAACCTTATCACGCTCACGCCAGGCACGCTCTCCGTCGACGTTTCGCCGGACAGAAAGACGCTTTACGTGCACGCGATCGACTGCAGCGATATCGAAGCGACGAGAAAAGATATTCGCGACGGTTTTGAAAGAAAGATCATGGAGGCGTTCCAGTCATGA
- a CDS encoding Na+/H+ antiporter subunit D: MASSTTSAVTDLSAALVTAPVPLADWLIILPIALCIGAGAVLMMMRHAIRHHATVAIAALVLLVVLDAALLWKVATGGPFTMVMGRWLPPFGIAFTADLTGALLSLAAAIVALAGAIHAGADIDASGRRYGFYPFLMLLMAGVTGAFLTGDIFNLYVWFEVLLISSFGLIVLGSTREQIDGALKYAILNLIGTTLFLITVGYLYAIFGTLNMADIAQKATQLRGAAPLMTLASLFALAFAMKAAAFPVNFWLPASYHTPRIVVSALFGGLLTKVGIYALLRVMVMLFPVEREELSIVIAISAALTMVLGAMGALAQNDIRRMLGYIVISGIGYMMAGIAIGTPSGVSGAIFYALHSMVLMTALYLAAGHAARLGGSFTLTNLGGLYRQAPWFSALVLALFFAGSGLPPFTGFWPKAILVKSAIDIGAWWLAAAILVSGFIATIAFGRVFLLCFWRPAPAIAGKTSGQPPAASSPAPSVAPLVGLTLLVVIFGLFPESLLNLSQQAAAGLGNPQAYIQSVFSEGGRP, from the coding sequence ATGGCATCCTCCACCACATCGGCAGTTACCGATCTCTCCGCAGCGCTCGTCACGGCACCCGTGCCGCTCGCAGACTGGCTGATCATCCTTCCCATCGCGCTTTGCATCGGTGCGGGCGCGGTGTTGATGATGATGCGCCACGCGATCCGCCATCACGCCACGGTTGCCATCGCGGCGCTCGTCCTGCTGGTCGTGCTCGATGCCGCACTCTTGTGGAAGGTCGCGACTGGAGGCCCCTTCACCATGGTCATGGGTCGGTGGCTGCCACCCTTCGGCATTGCCTTTACCGCTGATCTCACGGGCGCACTTTTGTCGCTTGCCGCCGCCATCGTGGCGCTGGCAGGGGCGATCCATGCCGGTGCGGATATCGACGCCAGCGGCCGGCGCTATGGTTTTTATCCCTTCCTGATGCTGTTGATGGCCGGCGTGACAGGCGCTTTCCTGACCGGCGACATCTTCAACCTCTATGTCTGGTTCGAGGTGCTGCTGATCTCGTCCTTCGGCCTCATCGTGCTCGGTTCGACCCGCGAGCAGATCGACGGCGCGCTGAAATACGCCATTCTGAACCTTATTGGCACCACCTTGTTCCTGATCACGGTCGGTTATCTCTATGCCATCTTCGGCACGCTCAACATGGCCGATATCGCCCAGAAAGCGACACAGCTGCGTGGCGCCGCGCCGCTGATGACGCTTGCGAGCCTCTTCGCGCTCGCCTTTGCCATGAAAGCGGCCGCCTTCCCGGTGAATTTCTGGTTGCCGGCGTCTTACCACACGCCGCGGATTGTCGTTTCCGCGCTTTTCGGCGGCCTTCTCACCAAGGTCGGTATCTATGCCCTGCTGCGGGTCATGGTCATGCTGTTTCCGGTCGAGCGGGAAGAACTCAGCATCGTCATCGCCATCTCCGCCGCACTTACCATGGTGCTCGGCGCGATGGGCGCGCTTGCCCAGAACGATATCCGCCGCATGCTCGGCTATATCGTCATCTCGGGCATCGGCTACATGATGGCCGGCATTGCTATCGGCACGCCATCAGGCGTGTCAGGCGCGATCTTCTACGCGCTGCATTCCATGGTGCTGATGACGGCGCTTTATCTTGCCGCAGGCCACGCCGCCCGGCTTGGCGGCAGCTTTACCCTGACCAATCTCGGCGGCCTCTACCGGCAAGCCCCCTGGTTTTCGGCCTTGGTGCTGGCCCTGTTCTTTGCCGGCTCCGGCCTGCCGCCCTTTACCGGCTTCTGGCCGAAGGCCATCCTGGTCAAGTCCGCCATCGACATCGGCGCTTGGTGGCTCGCCGCCGCCATCCTTGTCTCCGGCTTCATCGCGACAATCGCTTTCGGGCGGGTCTTCCTTCTGTGTTTCTGGCGTCCGGCTCCGGCCATTGCCGGCAAGACCTCCGGCCAGCCGCCGGCAGCATCGTCACCGGCCCCTTCTGTCGCGCCGCTGGTGGGGCTAACGCTGCTTGTCGTCATCTTCGGGCTGTTCCCGGAAAGCCTGCTGAATCTCAGCCAGCAGGCGGCCGCAGGCCTCGGTAACCCACAGGCCTATATCCAGTCGGTCTTTTCAGAAGGAGGCAGACCATGA
- a CDS encoding Na+/H+ antiporter subunit C, with protein sequence MEAVFSILVGIFFSVAIYLMLSRHSIRVLLGIAILGNAVNLLLFTAGRLTREVPPIIPPGLDTLPAGAANPLPQALILTAIVISFSFFCFLLVLTWRAFQELQTDDTDEMRTAEPAGEPLPPLGY encoded by the coding sequence ATGGAAGCGGTCTTCTCGATTCTCGTCGGCATCTTCTTTTCGGTGGCGATCTATCTGATGCTGTCGCGTCACAGCATCCGTGTGCTGCTCGGCATCGCCATTCTCGGCAATGCGGTGAACCTGCTGCTGTTCACCGCAGGCCGGTTGACGCGCGAGGTGCCGCCGATCATTCCACCGGGCCTGGACACGCTGCCCGCAGGTGCGGCCAATCCGCTGCCGCAGGCGCTTATCCTCACGGCCATCGTGATTTCCTTTTCCTTCTTCTGTTTTCTCCTGGTGCTGACCTGGCGTGCGTTTCAGGAACTGCAGACCGACGACACGGACGAAATGCGCACCGCAGAACCGGCAGGCGAGCCCTTGCCGCCGCTCGGTTATTGA
- a CDS encoding Na(+)/H(+) antiporter subunit B, with the protein MNTLILRTIAPVVTSLMVLFSIFVLLRGHNEPGGGFIGGLIAVSALAIYGIAYGVSAVRRAIVFHPLAIAGAGLLASMLSGLVSMAASVPFMTGLWIYPNLLGVEIPLSTVMSFDIGVYLVVVGAITSIALALEERDSD; encoded by the coding sequence ATGAATACGCTTATCCTGCGCACCATTGCCCCCGTTGTTACCAGTCTGATGGTGCTTTTTTCCATCTTTGTGCTGCTGCGCGGCCACAACGAGCCCGGTGGCGGCTTTATCGGCGGTTTGATCGCTGTGTCGGCACTGGCGATTTATGGCATCGCTTACGGCGTTTCGGCGGTTCGCCGGGCGATTGTGTTTCATCCGCTGGCCATTGCCGGGGCAGGGCTGCTGGCTTCGATGCTTTCGGGTTTGGTGTCGATGGCGGCTAGCGTGCCCTTCATGACAGGGCTCTGGATCTATCCGAACCTGTTGGGTGTGGAGATTCCCCTCTCCACCGTCATGTCCTTCGATATTGGCGTCTATCTTGTCGTGGTCGGCGCCATCACATCCATTGCACTTGCGCTGGAAGAAAGGGATAGCGACTGA